A single Trichocoleus sp. FACHB-46 DNA region contains:
- a CDS encoding lytic transglycosylase domain-containing protein, which produces MLKQWTSSRSLTAVTTLVVRGLLMGGLALPVVVPAAQASTYDFQVEPSSTTPSLPPQVIALRRAIIGQESGANFRAVNRHSGALGYGQVMPANIPSWTKEALGHSITASEFLNSPELQLQVIDFKLNQYWQAALVASNGDEAIAVRRVASHWYSGKPYRYNHTTASYYGGHRYPSVAEYTLAILQRYEQQKGLLGIDQLGYSPW; this is translated from the coding sequence TTGCTAAAACAGTGGACAAGTTCGCGCTCCCTCACAGCCGTAACCACTCTGGTCGTCCGAGGTTTGTTGATGGGAGGGCTAGCTCTGCCCGTGGTAGTTCCTGCGGCTCAAGCCAGCACCTATGATTTTCAGGTAGAACCATCATCAACGACCCCCTCGCTTCCTCCTCAAGTGATTGCGCTCCGCCGCGCCATTATTGGACAAGAAAGTGGCGCTAATTTTCGAGCTGTGAACCGCCATTCAGGAGCCTTGGGCTACGGCCAGGTCATGCCTGCCAACATCCCCAGTTGGACGAAAGAAGCCCTCGGTCACTCCATTACAGCTTCAGAATTTCTCAACAGCCCTGAACTCCAACTCCAAGTGATTGACTTCAAACTCAATCAATATTGGCAAGCTGCTTTAGTTGCCAGTAACGGAGATGAAGCGATCGCCGTTCGTCGGGTGGCTTCTCATTGGTACAGCGGCAAGCCTTATCGCTATAACCACACTACAGCCAGTTATTATGGCGGACACCGGTACCCCAGCGTTGCCGAGTACACGCTAGCCATCTTGCAGCGCTATGAACAGCAAAAAGGATTGTTAGGAATCGACCAGCTAGGTTACAGCCCTTGGTAA
- a CDS encoding creatininase family protein — protein sequence MHSFIPPERFFPYLTWTEVQAMPDKANVVLVQPLGAIEQHGPHLPLIVDAAIGGAVLGKALQQLEASVPAYALPPLYYGKSNEHWHFPGTITLSAQTLLATISEIAESVYRAGFRKLVLMNSHGGQPQVLEIAARDLHVKYEDFSIFPLFVWQAPHIAKELLSPQELKLGIHAGDAETSLMLAILPNQIRMEKAIAEYPPEQPEGSLLSIEGKLPFAWTTRDLSQSGVIGDPTTASAEKGDRLLESLAAGWVQVIRDVYAFQPPRQR from the coding sequence ATGCATAGCTTTATTCCTCCGGAGCGGTTTTTCCCCTATCTCACTTGGACAGAAGTTCAAGCGATGCCCGATAAAGCCAATGTGGTGCTAGTGCAGCCTCTAGGCGCGATCGAGCAGCATGGGCCGCATTTGCCGCTAATTGTGGATGCGGCGATCGGGGGAGCGGTTTTGGGTAAAGCGTTGCAGCAGCTAGAGGCCAGCGTTCCTGCCTATGCCTTACCACCGCTGTACTATGGCAAGTCCAACGAGCACTGGCATTTTCCGGGCACAATTACGCTCAGTGCTCAAACTTTATTGGCAACAATCAGCGAAATTGCCGAAAGTGTCTACAGAGCGGGATTCCGTAAGTTGGTGCTGATGAACTCCCACGGTGGACAGCCCCAAGTACTGGAAATTGCGGCGCGGGATTTGCATGTCAAGTACGAAGATTTTAGTATCTTTCCTTTGTTCGTTTGGCAAGCTCCACACATTGCCAAAGAACTCCTCAGCCCTCAAGAACTGAAGTTGGGCATTCATGCGGGAGATGCGGAAACCAGCTTGATGCTGGCGATTTTGCCAAACCAAATTCGGATGGAAAAGGCGATCGCGGAATATCCCCCAGAGCAGCCTGAAGGCAGTCTTTTGAGCATAGAAGGTAAACTACCTTTTGCTTGGACTACGCGAGACTTGAGCCAAAGTGGAGTAATTGGTGACCCAACGACTGCCAGCGCCGAAAAGGGCGATCGTCTCTTAGAGTCGCTGGCAGCAGGTTGGGTTCAAGTTATCCGAGATGTGTATGCGTTTCAGCCGCCTCGACAACGCTAG
- a CDS encoding SGNH/GDSL hydrolase family protein: MRTVLTGISGAAIAIGSLTLISQPSTAATLSFNQVYFFGDSLSDPGNAYRASAGLVPPSPPYAQRFSNGPVWAEYLSGQLGLSPVPSTQLSAQNPPLQGANFAFGGATSGTANTVVPLFPALQQQIAQFLSLQAPANPNALFVLWAGANDYLPTESTFQPFTNPKPSVTNITTAVSALEAAGAQNILVVNLPDLGTLPLTRITTDAPRLNALSKAHNNFLFRQMRRLERSPGFDANIIPLDVNALFQQVINQPSQFGLTNVTDSCFVQQPFSICSNPNEYLFWDRIHPTTAAHQLIGNFAFDNLVALFPPTTAAAFAAPEPTNADLATSTFAALKSASAPDSATLTALQSTSQASASVPEPTTAWGLLALAGLGISQVWRRREVLANGPASVVEAAETHTHLG; this comes from the coding sequence ATGAGAACAGTACTAACAGGAATTTCGGGAGCTGCGATCGCGATCGGCAGCTTGACCTTAATTAGCCAGCCCAGCACCGCCGCCACCTTAAGCTTCAATCAAGTGTATTTTTTTGGCGATAGTCTGAGCGATCCTGGTAACGCCTATAGAGCATCAGCCGGGTTAGTGCCCCCTAGCCCTCCTTATGCCCAGCGATTTAGCAATGGCCCTGTTTGGGCGGAATACTTATCAGGTCAATTGGGTCTTAGCCCTGTCCCTAGCACTCAGCTTTCGGCTCAAAACCCGCCGCTGCAAGGAGCCAATTTTGCTTTTGGGGGTGCCACCTCAGGCACAGCCAATACTGTAGTTCCCCTTTTCCCAGCGCTGCAACAGCAAATTGCCCAGTTTCTTAGCTTGCAGGCTCCCGCAAATCCGAATGCGCTCTTTGTGCTGTGGGCTGGTGCGAATGACTATCTACCAACAGAAAGTACTTTTCAACCCTTTACCAATCCCAAGCCCTCTGTCACCAACATTACTACAGCAGTTAGTGCGCTAGAGGCGGCTGGAGCACAAAATATTCTGGTGGTGAATCTACCAGATTTAGGCACTTTACCGCTAACCCGTATTACCACTGATGCTCCGAGGCTGAATGCCTTATCCAAAGCTCACAATAATTTCCTCTTTCGCCAAATGAGGCGCTTAGAGCGATCGCCTGGTTTTGATGCCAATATCATTCCGCTTGATGTCAATGCTTTGTTTCAGCAGGTCATCAACCAACCGTCTCAGTTTGGCTTGACCAATGTCACCGATTCTTGTTTTGTTCAACAACCATTCAGCATTTGTAGTAACCCCAATGAGTATTTGTTTTGGGACAGAATCCATCCCACCACAGCCGCTCACCAGTTGATTGGTAATTTCGCCTTCGATAACCTCGTTGCTCTATTTCCACCGACAACCGCAGCAGCTTTCGCCGCACCTGAACCTACCAATGCAGATTTGGCAACTTCAACCTTTGCGGCTCTTAAATCTGCGTCAGCTCCAGACTCCGCAACTTTGACAGCACTCCAATCTACCAGCCAGGCTTCAGCTTCTGTCCCTGAACCCACGACTGCTTGGGGGCTTCTAGCCTTAGCAGGTTTGGGAATCAGTCAAGTGTGGCGGCGTCGAGAAGTTTTGGCCAATGGTCCTGCTAGCGTTGTCGAGGCGGCTGAAACGCATACACATCTCGGATAA
- a CDS encoding polyphosphate kinase 2 family protein: protein MGKKKQAAKKAAAENGISTEMYQAQKAANQATDAIADVMTPEDNVGDRHPRPDYPRYRVRPGHPIVLADLDPNESNAYQNKKDAEQELERQRQRLQELQARLFAEQKQSLLIVLQAIDTGGKDGTIKSVFQGVNPQGCQVWSFKQPSVEELNHDFLWRYHQRTPGRGMIAIFNRSHYEDVLVTRVKQLVPEQIWRGRYQLINEFEHMLALNHITVLKFFLHISKDEQKRRLESRLAEPDKRWKFSINDVKERLLWDDYQIAFQDALNSCSTEYAPWYAIPANKKWYRNLVVARTIADTLESMNPQYPAEPPGLNEIVIPD, encoded by the coding sequence ATGGGCAAGAAGAAGCAGGCAGCCAAGAAAGCAGCAGCAGAGAACGGCATCAGTACAGAGATGTATCAGGCTCAAAAAGCCGCCAATCAAGCCACCGATGCAATTGCTGATGTGATGACTCCGGAGGATAATGTCGGCGATCGCCATCCTAGGCCAGATTATCCCCGGTATCGCGTCCGTCCTGGGCACCCGATTGTTCTAGCCGATCTCGACCCTAACGAGTCGAATGCTTACCAGAATAAAAAAGATGCAGAACAAGAATTAGAACGACAAAGGCAACGCCTCCAAGAACTACAAGCCCGCTTATTCGCTGAGCAAAAGCAAAGCCTATTGATCGTGCTGCAAGCCATTGATACTGGAGGCAAAGACGGCACGATCAAAAGTGTGTTTCAAGGCGTGAATCCCCAAGGTTGCCAAGTTTGGTCATTTAAGCAACCTAGTGTCGAAGAACTCAATCACGACTTTCTCTGGCGGTATCATCAACGCACACCGGGACGAGGCATGATCGCCATCTTCAACCGATCGCACTACGAAGATGTGTTGGTGACGCGGGTGAAGCAGTTGGTGCCAGAACAAATTTGGCGAGGGCGCTACCAGTTGATTAATGAGTTTGAGCATATGTTGGCTCTGAATCACATCACGGTGCTCAAGTTCTTTCTCCACATCTCCAAAGATGAGCAAAAGCGCCGCCTCGAATCTCGCTTAGCGGAACCCGATAAACGCTGGAAGTTCTCGATCAATGATGTCAAAGAACGTCTCCTTTGGGACGACTACCAAATAGCATTTCAAGATGCGCTCAATTCTTGCTCGACGGAATATGCGCCTTGGTATGCAATTCCTGCTAACAAGAAGTGGTATCGCAATCTGGTAGTGGCTCGCACGATTGCAGATACTTTGGAATCCATGAATCCTCAGTATCCTGCTGAACCCCCCGGATTAAATGAGATTGTAATTCCCGATTGA
- a CDS encoding ankyrin repeat domain-containing protein yields MATPAGSVDYQALEQVMRNKFLVSLAGLAIAFIGFTAATAAVPNPYQWLLLSKLGAQPNPNLCQDAAAMRRYLNSGGNPNAMTTLGQGSTEQEVSLLGCANPQVAELLLAQPDLDWYQALYDAVSRYSGNSGKLTIETLLEKGADVNHKFESGKTLLHLAKTQAIAQLLVTKGAEINAKDLNNSTPLHVAATDATTRNIVKLLLAQGAEVNARDREGKAPLHAATATIQNTETVKLLLASGAEARAEAQDGNTPLHGAAIMRLDVADLLLRQGANPMARRRDGRTPLSLAAEFSSPAMVELLLSQGTNVNLPDGYGMTLVHWAARSSQVEALKLVLAREADVRVKRKDGMTPLAIAAQFPDAKGDKIKLLLAQGADVNAEDNQGKTALHHLAATPAIEKRKAFDLLLAAGAEINAKDRAGNTPIQLAKKAGLQGEISLLRSRGAIE; encoded by the coding sequence GTGGCGACCCCCGCAGGGTCAGTGGATTACCAAGCTCTAGAACAGGTCATGAGAAATAAGTTTTTGGTATCTCTAGCAGGGCTGGCGATCGCCTTCATCGGTTTCACGGCTGCGACTGCTGCTGTGCCAAATCCTTATCAATGGCTGCTCTTAAGCAAACTAGGCGCTCAACCCAATCCCAATCTTTGCCAAGATGCTGCCGCCATGAGGCGTTATCTGAATAGTGGTGGCAATCCCAATGCAATGACTACCCTCGGACAGGGAAGTACTGAGCAGGAAGTCTCTTTATTGGGCTGTGCCAATCCACAGGTAGCAGAGTTGTTGCTGGCTCAGCCAGATTTAGATTGGTATCAAGCTTTATATGATGCTGTGTCTCGCTATAGTGGCAACAGCGGCAAGCTCACGATAGAAACGCTTCTCGAAAAAGGAGCTGATGTTAATCATAAATTTGAGTCCGGCAAGACGCTCCTGCATCTAGCCAAAACCCAAGCGATCGCCCAATTGTTAGTCACAAAAGGGGCCGAGATTAACGCCAAAGACTTAAACAACAGCACACCCCTGCATGTAGCTGCCACGGATGCGACCACCAGAAACATCGTTAAGCTACTTTTAGCACAAGGTGCCGAGGTGAACGCCCGCGATCGCGAAGGCAAAGCGCCATTACATGCAGCAACAGCAACGATCCAAAATACAGAAACTGTGAAGCTCCTGCTAGCTTCTGGTGCTGAGGCTCGAGCCGAAGCACAGGACGGCAACACTCCCTTGCATGGAGCCGCCATAATGCGCCTCGATGTGGCAGACCTACTACTACGCCAAGGAGCTAACCCAATGGCTAGACGTAGAGATGGTAGAACCCCACTCTCCTTAGCCGCGGAGTTCTCCTCGCCAGCAATGGTAGAACTGCTGCTGAGCCAAGGAACTAATGTCAATTTGCCAGATGGTTATGGCATGACTCTAGTGCATTGGGCAGCGAGATCTAGCCAAGTGGAAGCTCTCAAGCTAGTTTTGGCGAGAGAAGCTGATGTTCGGGTTAAGCGCAAAGATGGCATGACTCCTCTAGCGATCGCTGCGCAATTTCCAGACGCGAAAGGAGACAAAATCAAACTGCTGCTGGCCCAAGGTGCAGATGTAAATGCCGAGGATAACCAAGGCAAAACTGCCCTACATCATTTAGCTGCCACCCCTGCCATTGAAAAGAGAAAAGCCTTTGATCTTCTCTTAGCCGCAGGAGCCGAAATTAATGCTAAAGATCGCGCTGGCAATACACCGATACAGTTAGCTAAAAAAGCTGGTCTTCAAGGAGAAATCAGCCTTCTCAGAAGTCGTGGCGCAATTGAATAG